Proteins from a genomic interval of Clostridium sp. 'deep sea':
- the thrS gene encoding threonine--tRNA ligase — MNKITITLKDGSQRSYDKGITAMQIAKDISSRLAKSVVAAKVNDKLVDSNFEIQNDVSLDLITINEAEGLDIFRHSSAHIMAQAVKNLWPDAKLAIGPSIKDGFYYDFDMEHRLVPDDLVKIEAEMNKLIKQDLKFTRHELSREEAMKLFKEKNEPYKIELIKDLPEDAIITYYDQGDFLDLCAGPHIPGSKKIKAIKLMSIAGAYWRGDEKRPMLQRIYGTSWEKKSHLEEYLHRIEEAKRRDHRKLGRELDLFSLNTEFAPGFPFYHGKGMIVRNILEEYWRIKHDEYGYEEIRTPVIMNQVLWQLSGHWDNYRENMYTTEIDDNMSCIKPMNCPGSMLVYKTKMHSYRDLPLRMCELGLVHRHELSGALHGLMRVRAFTQDDAHVFMLPSQIEQEVDSVISLVDDIYKVFGFDYHVELSTKPEKAIGSDEDWEFATDSLRNVLEKRNMNYIVNEGDGAFYGPKIDFHLTDSLGRTWQCATIQLDMQMPERFELEYVGEDGQKHRPVTIHRTVLGSFERFFGVLIEHYAGAFPVWLAPVQVQVIPITDRHAQYALEVANKIKETKIRVEVDTRKEKVGFKIREAQLQKIPYMIIIGDKEVENNNVAIRQRSEGDVGSMELNNFIDLVLEEIKNKKIN, encoded by the coding sequence ATGAATAAAATAACAATAACCTTAAAAGACGGATCACAAAGAAGCTATGATAAAGGCATAACTGCAATGCAAATTGCTAAAGATATCAGCTCTCGGTTAGCAAAATCTGTAGTTGCAGCAAAAGTAAATGACAAATTAGTTGATAGTAATTTTGAGATACAAAACGACGTATCTTTAGATTTAATTACAATCAATGAAGCTGAAGGACTGGATATATTTCGCCATAGTAGCGCTCATATTATGGCTCAGGCTGTTAAAAACCTTTGGCCTGATGCAAAGCTTGCTATTGGTCCTTCAATAAAAGATGGATTCTATTATGACTTTGATATGGAGCATCGTTTAGTTCCTGATGATTTAGTTAAAATAGAAGCAGAGATGAATAAGCTAATTAAACAAGACTTAAAATTTACAAGACATGAGCTTTCTAGAGAAGAAGCAATGAAGTTGTTTAAAGAAAAAAATGAGCCTTATAAAATTGAGTTAATTAAGGATTTACCAGAAGATGCTATTATAACTTATTATGACCAAGGCGATTTCCTAGATCTATGTGCTGGTCCCCATATTCCTGGAAGTAAAAAAATTAAAGCAATAAAATTAATGAGTATAGCTGGAGCATATTGGAGAGGTGATGAAAAGCGTCCTATGTTGCAGCGTATCTATGGCACTTCTTGGGAGAAAAAAAGCCATTTAGAAGAATATTTACATCGTATAGAAGAGGCAAAAAGAAGAGATCATCGTAAATTAGGTAGGGAGCTAGATTTATTTAGTCTTAATACCGAGTTTGCACCTGGTTTTCCATTTTATCATGGCAAGGGTATGATTGTACGTAACATTTTAGAAGAGTACTGGCGTATCAAGCATGATGAGTATGGTTACGAAGAAATTAGAACACCAGTTATCATGAATCAAGTACTATGGCAGTTGAGTGGTCATTGGGATAACTATAGAGAAAATATGTATACAACTGAAATCGATGATAATATGAGTTGCATAAAACCTATGAACTGCCCAGGCAGTATGTTAGTTTACAAAACAAAGATGCATAGTTATCGTGATTTACCATTAAGAATGTGTGAGTTAGGCTTAGTGCATAGACATGAATTATCGGGTGCTTTACATGGTTTAATGCGTGTACGTGCTTTTACTCAAGACGATGCCCATGTTTTTATGTTACCTAGTCAAATTGAGCAAGAAGTAGATAGTGTTATTAGCTTAGTGGATGATATCTATAAGGTATTTGGATTTGATTATCATGTAGAGCTTAGTACCAAACCTGAAAAAGCAATAGGTAGTGATGAGGATTGGGAATTTGCCACAGATTCATTAAGGAACGTTTTAGAAAAAAGAAACATGAACTATATAGTTAATGAAGGAGATGGAGCATTTTATGGTCCTAAAATCGATTTTCATTTAACAGATTCATTAGGCAGAACATGGCAGTGCGCTACAATTCAACTCGATATGCAAATGCCTGAGAGATTTGAGTTAGAGTATGTTGGTGAAGATGGCCAAAAACATAGACCTGTAACTATTCACAGAACAGTTTTAGGTAGCTTTGAGAGATTTTTTGGGGTTTTAATAGAGCACTATGCAGGAGCATTTCCAGTTTGGTTAGCTCCAGTTCAAGTACAAGTTATACCAATTACAGATAGACATGCTCAGTATGCTTTAGAGGTAGCTAACAAAATAAAAGAAACTAAAATAAGAGTAGAGGTAGATACACGTAAAGAAAAAGTTGGCTTTAAAATTAGAGAAGCACAGCTTCAAAAAATACCTTATATGATTATTATTGGAGACAAAGAGGTTGAAAATAACAATGTAGCTATTAGACAAAGATCTGAGGGTGACGTAGGTAGCATGGAATTAAATAATTTCATTGACTTGGTATTAGAAGAAATAAAAAATAAGAAGATAAATTAA
- a CDS encoding DUF3787 domain-containing protein: MKKSNVRWLLENRPIENNYTAAWAGINSQIKGSKVAVPSLQDVIDAKEWVDSNHK; this comes from the coding sequence ATGAAAAAAAGTAATGTGCGTTGGTTGCTTGAGAATAGACCTATTGAAAACAATTATACAGCAGCATGGGCAGGTATTAATAGTCAGATAAAGGGCTCTAAAGTAGCTGTTCCAAGTTTGCAAGATGTAATTGATGCTAAAGAATGGGTTGATTCAAACCACAAATAA
- the infC gene encoding translation initiation factor IF-3 has protein sequence MNNQIKARELRVIDSDGAQLGVISFDEAMKIATEQRLDLVMVSPQASPPVCKILNYGKYKYEQSKREREARKKQHIVNLKEIRLSPTIEENDLMTKARAANKFLEAGNKVKLTVRFRGRQIVHSELGKKVLIKLGNQLQEFGKPDSKIKMEGRNMTVVYSPLLKK, from the coding sequence ATTAATAATCAAATTAAAGCCCGAGAGTTAAGAGTTATTGATAGCGATGGAGCTCAACTTGGGGTGATATCTTTTGACGAGGCTATGAAAATTGCCACTGAACAAAGATTAGATTTAGTTATGGTGTCACCACAAGCAAGTCCACCTGTTTGCAAAATATTAAATTACGGTAAATATAAATATGAGCAAAGCAAGCGTGAACGTGAAGCAAGAAAAAAACAACATATTGTGAATTTAAAAGAAATTCGATTATCTCCAACTATTGAAGAAAATGACTTAATGACAAAAGCTCGAGCAGCAAATAAATTTTTAGAAGCTGGCAACAAGGTAAAATTAACAGTTCGATTTAGAGGTAGACAGATTGTTCATAGTGAACTTGGTAAAAAAGTACTTATTAAATTAGGTAATCAATTACAAGAATTTGGTAAACCTGATTCAAAGATTAAAATGGAAGGGCGTAACATGACAGTTGTTTACAGCCCATTACTCAAAAAATAG
- the rpmI gene encoding 50S ribosomal protein L35, whose protein sequence is MPKMKTKRGAAKRMKVTAGKKIKRHKAYSNHRAMRKGLRQRKDLQKGTYVHESNVKTVKKLLPYQF, encoded by the coding sequence ATGCCTAAGATGAAAACTAAGCGTGGTGCAGCCAAGAGAATGAAAGTTACCGCTGGTAAAAAAATTAAGAGACATAAAGCATATTCAAATCACCGAGCTATGCGTAAAGGTTTACGCCAGCGTAAAGATTTACAAAAAGGTACTTATGTACACGAGAGTAATGTAAAAACAGTAAAAAAATTATTACCTTATCAATTTTAG
- the rplT gene encoding 50S ribosomal protein L20, which produces MARVRKSVKSRQRRRKILKAAKGFRGARSRHLRMAKQAVTRALTNSYRDRRRRARDFRKLWITRINAGARMNDITYNRLMHGLKLANVDINRKQLAELAVNDKAAFTQLVNVAKEALQ; this is translated from the coding sequence ATGGCACGAGTACGCAAGAGCGTTAAATCAAGACAACGTAGACGTAAAATACTAAAAGCTGCTAAAGGCTTTAGAGGTGCACGCAGTCGTCACCTAAGAATGGCTAAACAAGCTGTAACACGAGCATTAACTAATTCTTATCGTGACCGTCGTCGTAGGGCAAGAGATTTCCGTAAGTTATGGATTACAAGAATTAATGCTGGTGCAAGAATGAATGATATCACATACAATCGTTTAATGCATGGATTAAAGCTAGCCAATGTTGATATTAATAGAAAACAATTAGCTGAATTAGCAGTTAATGATAAAGCAGCTTTTACTCAATTAGTAAATGTAGCTAAAGAAGCTTTACAATAA
- a CDS encoding ABC transporter ATP-binding protein, translated as MYKKMRMAMRYMKPFTLQIIGLFLILIVSVSLKFMLPRLAGSYLDGLNSGQITLAIPIFYILFTIIREFLNVVNTFISETIGWHASNRMRLVLFRHTVSLDMDYHKKNLSGEIIERIDGDVSFLANFFSTFFINLIGSLLMIGGILVYFYFYSIELGILFTIILTGIMLIFYLPRKKITSLYMQMREAETTQFGYIEEHIRGEEDIRGIGKQEYTRHLLSRILDKTHKITVKARFIGNIPFTGLFTLLNIGDVLSIAIGVVLYLSNDISIGTIYTFISYVGLLSTPIWILRVEIDHMQKIMAAMNRIYSLLDIKSSISSGKLNLLKNSPVSVDLENVSFSYVKNQTVLKNINLHIEKGKAVGVVGKTGSGKTTLMNLLAKLCQTEQGAIKINGVDIREYNLDTYYQSVSFIGQSASIISGTLRENLTYGMPLTQDSDIIKSLYLFGMDHWYKTLKDGLDTVINVNSISAGEAQLIALARLSLQKPSLILLDEITSYVDPKTEKMIQSAIKAMIKERTIIINAHRITTLEIVDEVVALRNGTLVGHDSRSGFTDEMLKELITDA; from the coding sequence ATGTACAAAAAAATGCGCATGGCTATGCGATATATGAAACCATTTACGCTGCAAATTATCGGATTGTTCTTGATACTCATTGTTAGTGTCAGCTTAAAGTTTATGCTTCCCAGACTTGCTGGTTCTTATTTAGATGGACTTAACAGTGGTCAGATTACACTTGCAATTCCTATATTTTATATTCTTTTTACTATAATTAGAGAATTTCTTAATGTTGTCAATACTTTTATAAGTGAAACGATTGGTTGGCATGCATCAAACAGGATGAGACTAGTTTTATTCAGGCACACTGTTTCACTTGATATGGATTATCACAAAAAGAATCTAAGTGGGGAGATTATAGAACGCATTGATGGTGATGTGAGCTTTCTTGCCAATTTCTTCTCCACTTTTTTTATTAACCTTATAGGAAGTTTACTGATGATAGGTGGTATATTAGTCTATTTCTATTTTTACAGCATAGAGCTAGGAATACTTTTTACGATAATACTAACTGGAATTATGCTGATCTTTTATCTGCCAAGAAAAAAAATAACTTCCCTATATATGCAGATGCGTGAGGCGGAAACCACCCAATTTGGCTACATAGAAGAACATATAAGGGGAGAAGAAGACATAAGGGGTATTGGCAAACAGGAATATACTCGCCACTTATTGTCGCGTATACTAGACAAAACTCACAAAATTACAGTTAAGGCACGCTTTATAGGAAATATACCTTTTACCGGTTTATTTACATTGCTTAACATAGGCGATGTGCTATCCATTGCAATTGGGGTAGTGCTTTATCTTAGCAATGATATTTCTATTGGAACAATTTATACTTTCATCAGCTATGTTGGATTATTGAGTACCCCAATCTGGATTCTCAGAGTAGAAATTGATCATATGCAAAAAATAATGGCGGCAATGAACCGAATTTACTCCCTGCTCGATATCAAGTCCTCAATTAGTTCTGGTAAGTTAAACCTTTTAAAAAATAGCCCTGTATCAGTGGACCTTGAGAATGTGTCGTTTTCGTATGTGAAAAATCAGACCGTGCTAAAAAATATTAATTTACACATTGAAAAAGGAAAGGCTGTTGGGGTGGTTGGAAAAACAGGCAGTGGCAAAACCACACTGATGAACCTGTTAGCCAAACTGTGCCAAACTGAGCAAGGAGCAATCAAAATTAATGGTGTGGATATCCGAGAGTATAACCTAGATACCTATTACCAAAGTGTATCATTTATAGGGCAAAGTGCGAGCATTATTAGTGGAACCCTAAGGGAAAACCTAACCTATGGAATGCCGCTAACACAAGATAGCGATATTATCAAGTCTCTTTACCTTTTTGGAATGGATCACTGGTATAAAACATTGAAAGATGGACTAGACACAGTAATTAACGTAAATAGCATTTCTGCAGGAGAGGCTCAGCTTATAGCGTTGGCAAGGCTTTCTTTACAAAAACCTTCTCTTATACTACTTGACGAGATTACTTCTTACGTAGATCCCAAGACAGAAAAAATGATTCAGTCTGCTATTAAAGCAATGATAAAGGAGAGAACAATCATTATCAACGCCCACAGAATTACCACACTGGAGATTGTTGATGAAGTGGTTGCTCTAAGGAATGGCACCCTAGTAGGTCACGATTCGCGCAGTGGTTTTACAGACGAGATGCTCAAGGAGTTGATTACCGATGCTTAA
- a CDS encoding ABC transporter ATP-binding protein: MLKYCWSVIKKNGGMYFLALFIELVFYGGSLLCSGLIRRDLFYALENKETLFGFSITLMLILIGMLPILVNLGKQVNEYLITSSVTRFGNTMKQDLYRKSIELKIARKGRIGSTECINYYRGDVSILTKFIEQFIDLIPKVIMSVAALFILVNINALFTVISLIPIIVIVGLSKLLQNKITNYRNNARLATGSTVEYIGNVFNNIESFKVMPVKEMMYKKYKDVCSKRKTDQTKDKLLGAMLRAVSIGMMDIVLGVILLLIGLRFFSESFSIGDFTIFQSYFYFLTMLPGIIGNLFKSYIQAGISYRRLENVAGGQLASKIIDKRKGIKKVLCNGYQVTVRYETDTVVKDIRFPIKPSELVVISGKTGSGKTTIIRGLAGEWNEKVQVSFTKAQNTVKDSYLIPPVACYVPQKNYLFSDTLINNICMGKKENISLIHKILYQVDFENDLKTLEKGLYTLVGNNGAKLSGGQRKRIALARALYANPAVLLLDDFTAGLDVNTRDQIIDRLVLSKQYIIIASSNEEEIIQKANVHIDLDKGVI; this comes from the coding sequence ATGCTTAAATACTGCTGGTCTGTTATTAAAAAAAATGGCGGGATGTACTTTTTAGCTCTGTTCATTGAACTGGTGTTTTACGGGGGAAGTTTATTATGCAGTGGATTGATTCGCAGGGACCTTTTTTATGCACTTGAAAACAAGGAAACACTTTTTGGTTTCTCTATTACACTCATGCTAATACTTATAGGTATGCTTCCAATTCTCGTAAATTTAGGGAAGCAGGTCAATGAATATTTAATCACCTCTTCAGTAACACGTTTTGGAAATACGATGAAGCAAGATCTTTATAGAAAATCAATAGAATTAAAAATAGCACGCAAAGGAAGAATTGGATCTACTGAGTGTATTAACTACTACCGTGGTGATGTCAGTATCTTAACAAAGTTTATTGAGCAATTTATTGATTTGATACCAAAAGTCATCATGTCAGTTGCTGCATTGTTTATTTTAGTAAACATAAACGCGCTTTTTACTGTTATCAGCCTTATTCCCATTATTGTTATTGTTGGTCTTTCCAAGCTTTTACAAAACAAGATTACAAACTACAGAAACAATGCAAGATTGGCAACGGGGTCCACAGTTGAATATATAGGCAATGTATTTAATAATATTGAAAGCTTCAAAGTAATGCCTGTAAAAGAAATGATGTATAAAAAATATAAAGATGTATGTAGCAAGCGCAAAACTGATCAAACGAAGGACAAGTTGTTAGGGGCAATGTTAAGAGCTGTATCAATAGGAATGATGGATATAGTTTTGGGTGTTATTTTACTATTGATTGGATTGCGTTTTTTCAGTGAGTCTTTTTCAATTGGGGATTTTACTATCTTTCAATCTTATTTTTATTTTCTAACCATGCTCCCAGGTATAATTGGGAACCTTTTTAAAAGCTACATTCAAGCTGGTATTTCATACAGGCGTTTGGAAAATGTAGCAGGAGGCCAGTTAGCGTCTAAAATAATAGATAAAAGGAAAGGTATCAAAAAGGTATTGTGTAACGGATATCAGGTAACAGTAAGGTATGAAACGGATACTGTGGTAAAGGATATAAGATTTCCAATCAAGCCAAGTGAATTAGTGGTAATCAGCGGAAAAACAGGATCAGGCAAAACGACCATTATTAGAGGTTTGGCAGGAGAATGGAATGAGAAAGTACAAGTTTCCTTTACAAAAGCACAGAATACGGTCAAAGATAGTTACCTGATACCTCCAGTTGCCTGTTATGTACCTCAGAAAAATTATCTCTTTAGTGATACGCTGATAAATAACATTTGCATGGGTAAAAAAGAGAATATTTCCTTAATCCATAAAATTCTCTATCAAGTGGATTTTGAAAATGATTTAAAAACACTTGAAAAGGGTCTTTATACGCTAGTTGGTAACAATGGAGCCAAACTATCTGGGGGGCAAAGAAAAAGGATAGCCTTAGCAAGAGCCTTATATGCTAATCCAGCAGTTCTCTTACTTGATGATTTTACAGCAGGGTTGGATGTAAATACCAGAGATCAGATCATAGATAGACTAGTATTATCTAAGCAGTATATCATTATTGCGTCTTCTAATGAAGAAGAGATAATACAGAAAGCGAATGTGCATATCGACTTGGATAAAGGGGTTATTTGA
- a CDS encoding GNAT family N-acetyltransferase yields MVYILREHARHGLGKRMFKKIVKSLQEQGKDSIIIWMLKGNSAEYFYKKMSTVKVGEEVKIIGGKEYPIIAYGMKDTKKFLTAKLAMYIIHLMG; encoded by the coding sequence TTGGTATATATTCTTCGAGAACATGCCCGACATGGCTTAGGTAAAAGAATGTTTAAAAAAATAGTTAAAAGCTTACAAGAACAGGGTAAAGACAGTATAATTATTTGGATGTTAAAGGGTAATAGTGCAGAATACTTTTACAAAAAAATGTCCACAGTAAAAGTTGGAGAAGAAGTAAAAATTATTGGTGGTAAAGAGTATCCAATAATTGCTTATGGAATGAAAGATACTAAAAAATTTTTGACTGCTAAATTAGCAATGTATATAATACATTTAATGGGATAA
- a CDS encoding TrkH family potassium uptake protein — protein sequence MKPAQILALGFAILILIGAILLSLPISAKEGSLPFLDALFTSTSAVCVTGLIVVNTSEFFSTFGQFIIMLLIQFGGLGIMTMATMVALAIGKRISLKERLLMQEALNTFSMEGLVKLTLVIVKTTLLIEGIAAAILTIRFLPIYGMPNALGLGVFHSISAFCNAGFDLFGNSLVGFADDIVVNLVITALIIMGGIGFSVMVDIYYRRKFSAFSLHTKIALTMTLTLLVFGTIVFFALEYNNPATLGTMSVKGKVLSSYFLSVTPRTAGFNTVDTGSLTTATLFITIILMFIGASPGSTGGGVKTTTTGALLFMIGSVIRGKGDANIYGRRIPQDTINKAFTIVFISLALVLLVTTILTITEQLPFLDVFFETMSAFGTVGLSTGITSSLSYFGKITIILTMFVGRVGPMTLAVAFARQVKNQAIRYPEERIVVG from the coding sequence ATGAAGCCTGCGCAAATACTTGCTCTTGGGTTCGCAATTTTAATATTAATTGGTGCGATATTATTATCGCTACCTATATCAGCAAAAGAGGGTAGCCTACCCTTTTTAGATGCTCTATTTACATCAACATCAGCTGTATGTGTAACTGGATTAATTGTGGTAAATACTAGTGAATTTTTCTCTACTTTTGGTCAGTTTATAATTATGTTATTGATCCAATTTGGTGGCTTAGGAATAATGACTATGGCAACTATGGTAGCATTGGCTATTGGTAAAAGAATAAGCTTAAAAGAACGTTTATTAATGCAAGAGGCTTTAAACACCTTTAGCATGGAGGGTTTAGTAAAGCTAACCTTAGTTATAGTTAAAACTACCTTGCTGATTGAGGGTATTGCGGCTGCTATCTTAACTATCAGATTTTTACCTATTTATGGAATGCCTAATGCATTAGGATTAGGTGTTTTTCACTCAATCTCAGCCTTTTGTAATGCTGGTTTTGATTTATTTGGTAACAGTTTAGTTGGATTTGCTGATGATATTGTGGTTAACCTAGTAATAACAGCACTGATAATTATGGGTGGTATAGGATTTAGTGTAATGGTAGATATTTATTATCGTAGAAAATTTTCTGCTTTTTCATTACATACTAAAATTGCACTTACAATGACACTAACTTTATTAGTTTTTGGTACCATAGTGTTTTTTGCTTTAGAGTATAATAATCCAGCTACCTTAGGAACAATGTCAGTAAAAGGCAAGGTGCTTTCTTCCTACTTTTTATCTGTTACTCCAAGGACAGCTGGCTTTAACACTGTAGACACAGGTAGCTTAACTACTGCTACATTATTTATAACAATTATATTAATGTTTATAGGTGCTTCTCCAGGAAGTACAGGTGGTGGTGTTAAAACAACAACGACAGGTGCTCTATTATTTATGATTGGGTCTGTTATACGAGGTAAAGGTGATGCAAATATTTATGGTAGAAGAATTCCTCAAGATACAATCAACAAAGCCTTTACAATAGTGTTTATATCGTTGGCACTAGTTTTATTAGTAACAACGATACTAACAATAACTGAGCAACTGCCGTTTTTAGATGTATTTTTTGAAACCATGTCAGCTTTTGGAACAGTCGGTTTGAGTACTGGCATAACTAGTTCTCTTAGTTACTTTGGAAAAATAACTATAATTTTAACCATGTTTGTGGGCAGAGTTGGCCCTATGACTTTAGCAGTTGCTTTTGCTCGACAAGTTAAAAATCAGGCTATTAGATATCCCGAAGAAAGAATAGTTGTTGGTTAG
- a CDS encoding TrkA family potassium uptake protein has product MKQYAIIGMGRFGRSVAHTLNDLGYQVLAIDNNSKKVNKVLPSITRTVECDATIESALRASGIKACEVVVVAVGSITSATRIITLLKDMNIKHIIARADNLLDKRILKAVGADKIVLPEYDMGKRLARSISAPNLKEFIELSKTIGIVEFTPFESMINKSIRELDLQAKYEVSVVAIKSNNNELNFNPCSADLVKEEQSLLLIGDIAKLQKLRELN; this is encoded by the coding sequence ATGAAACAATATGCAATTATTGGTATGGGCCGCTTTGGAAGAAGCGTAGCTCATACCTTAAATGACTTAGGTTATCAAGTATTAGCTATAGATAACAACAGTAAAAAAGTTAATAAAGTGTTACCAAGTATTACTAGAACTGTTGAGTGTGATGCAACAATAGAGTCAGCTTTAAGAGCCTCTGGTATTAAAGCATGTGAGGTTGTTGTAGTTGCAGTTGGTTCAATAACATCTGCTACTCGTATTATAACACTATTAAAAGATATGAATATTAAACACATAATTGCTCGGGCAGATAATTTGTTAGATAAAAGAATACTCAAGGCTGTTGGCGCAGATAAGATAGTATTGCCTGAATATGATATGGGAAAAAGACTAGCACGTAGCATTTCTGCGCCCAATTTAAAAGAGTTTATTGAATTAAGTAAAACTATTGGTATTGTAGAATTTACGCCATTTGAGAGTATGATTAATAAAAGTATTAGAGAGTTAGACTTACAAGCAAAGTATGAAGTATCAGTTGTGGCTATAAAGAGTAATAATAATGAACTAAATTTTAACCCTTGTAGTGCTGATTTAGTAAAAGAAGAGCAAAGCCTTTTACTAATTGGTGACATTGCTAAGTTGCAAAAACTGCGGGAGTTAAACTAA
- a CDS encoding RNA methyltransferase: protein MKEIIINTTNKNIKLINSLKTSKGRKKANKILIEGFRMVKDALENEVVISEIFYSEQFIEKENYCVISNLITHNTKQHILSTKLFNMVSDTVHNQGVLAIAQKPLYSINKNNCNILVINNVQDPGNLGTLIRTADAFKINQILVTKGSCDVYNQKTLRSTMSSIFNIPIVYGLSSVEIIDFLKHNNIKIITSSLTEASVELSRVNRTNNYAIVLGNEGNGVEDIWQQHADIVVKIPMYGKVESLNVAIAGSIIMYHFSC from the coding sequence ATGAAAGAGATAATTATTAACACTACTAATAAAAACATTAAATTAATCAATAGCTTAAAAACCTCAAAGGGTAGAAAAAAAGCTAATAAAATATTAATTGAAGGTTTTCGTATGGTTAAAGATGCTCTTGAAAATGAAGTTGTTATAAGTGAAATTTTTTATAGTGAGCAGTTTATTGAAAAAGAAAATTACTGTGTTATTTCAAATTTAATAACCCATAATACTAAACAACATATACTAAGTACTAAGCTATTTAATATGGTTAGTGATACAGTGCATAACCAAGGTGTTTTAGCGATTGCCCAAAAACCTTTATACAGTATTAATAAGAACAACTGTAATATATTAGTGATAAACAATGTTCAAGATCCTGGGAATTTAGGGACATTGATACGAACAGCTGACGCATTTAAAATTAATCAAATTTTAGTCACCAAAGGTAGTTGCGACGTATACAATCAAAAAACCTTAAGAAGCACAATGTCTTCAATATTTAATATACCAATTGTTTATGGATTAAGTTCAGTAGAAATTATTGATTTCTTAAAACACAATAACATAAAAATAATTACATCTTCTTTAACAGAAGCTAGTGTAGAGCTTAGTAGGGTTAATAGAACTAATAACTATGCTATTGTATTAGGTAATGAGGGTAATGGAGTAGAAGATATTTGGCAACAACATGCTGATATAGTAGTGAAAATACCAATGTATGGAAAAGTAGAGTCACTTAATGTGGCAATAGCAGGCAGTATTATAATGTATCATTTTAGTTGTTAA
- the pheS gene encoding phenylalanine--tRNA ligase subunit alpha — protein sequence MEIRLNELKKIALEKLQNANSLEHLEEIRVQYLSKKGELRQVLRGMGKLDATQRPIIGKLANEIQNGLESVFNNKVNQLNEQHKQQRLAEETLDITLPGKKPQQGHRHPLNMIYENMVDIFVGMGFEVREGREIETDYYCFEALNIPKNHPARDMQDTFYINDDVVLRTHTSPMQIHTMEEKQPNEPVKIICPGRVYRRDDDATHSPMFHQIEGLVVGPNITMADLKGTLEEFFRQMFSVDTKVRLRPSYFPFTEPSAEVDITCVFCKGKGCKTCKQTGWIEVLGSGMVHPNVLRNVGYDPEQVSGFAFGMGIDRMAMLKLGINDLRLLFQNDLRMIEQY from the coding sequence ATGGAAATTAGATTAAATGAACTAAAAAAAATAGCCTTAGAGAAGCTACAAAATGCTAACTCTTTAGAGCATTTAGAAGAGATTAGAGTTCAGTATTTAAGTAAAAAAGGTGAACTGCGACAAGTGCTAAGAGGTATGGGTAAACTCGATGCAACTCAAAGACCTATTATAGGTAAACTAGCAAATGAAATCCAAAATGGATTAGAATCTGTATTTAATAATAAAGTAAACCAATTAAATGAACAGCATAAACAGCAGAGATTAGCAGAAGAAACTTTGGATATTACACTGCCAGGTAAAAAACCACAACAAGGTCACAGGCACCCCTTAAATATGATTTATGAAAACATGGTAGATATTTTTGTTGGTATGGGGTTTGAGGTGCGAGAAGGTCGTGAAATAGAGACTGACTACTACTGTTTTGAGGCCCTTAATATTCCTAAAAATCACCCAGCCAGAGATATGCAAGATACTTTTTATATAAATGATGATGTAGTTTTAAGAACCCATACATCACCAATGCAAATCCATACAATGGAAGAAAAACAGCCAAATGAACCTGTTAAAATTATTTGTCCTGGTAGAGTATATAGAAGAGATGATGATGCAACTCACTCACCTATGTTTCATCAAATTGAGGGTTTAGTTGTAGGTCCAAATATTACAATGGCAGACCTTAAAGGAACGCTAGAGGAATTTTTTAGACAAATGTTTAGTGTGGATACAAAGGTTCGATTAAGACCTAGCTATTTTCCGTTTACAGAGCCTAGTGCAGAGGTTGATATTACATGTGTTTTTTGCAAAGGCAAAGGATGTAAAACCTGTAAACAGACTGGTTGGATAGAGGTATTAGGATCTGGCATGGTACACCCAAATGTTTTAAGAAACGTTGGTTATGATCCAGAACAGGTATCAGGATTTGCATTTGGCATGGGTATTGATAGAATGGCAATGCTTAAACTGGGCATTAATGACTTAAGGCTATTGTTTCAAAACGACCTACGCATGATAGAACAGTACTAA